One Ranitomeya variabilis isolate aRanVar5 chromosome 5, aRanVar5.hap1, whole genome shotgun sequence DNA window includes the following coding sequences:
- the SENP8 gene encoding sentrin-specific protease 8 isoform X2, with the protein MDRVVLSFGDALLRSSDVALLDAPHWLNDNLIGFTFEFLASTLSPSTAEKITLLSPEVSQFIKCCGKEAPDFLHPLELPKKDLILLPVNDNAGTQAGGSHWSLLAYFGSVREFLHYDSAPGSNSPHAELMARNLTSILGGNPRYQEEETPLQHNSYDCGMYVVCVAQALCEQYFRGCNNLGLQNITPQYVTQMRSEWKEIIRGLSSHS; encoded by the coding sequence ATGGACCGGGTGGTGCTGAGTTTTGGGGATGCTCTTCTACGTTCTTCAGATGTTGCACTTTTGGATGCCCCTCACTGGTTGAATGACAACCTCATTGGTTTTACTTTTGAATTCCTTGCATCAACATTATCCCCATCAACAGCTGAGAAAATTACCCTCCTCAGTCCCGAGGTGAGCCAGTTTATAAAATGTTGTGGCAAGGAGGCCCCAGACTTTCTACACCCGCTAGAGCTACCAAAAAAAGACCTAATTTTGCTGCCTGTTAATGATAATGCTGGAACCCAAGCTGGAGGATCACACTGGAGCCTTCTTGCCTATTTCGGTAGCGTCCGTGAATTTCTTCATTATGACTCTGCACCAGGGTCCAATTCCCCACACGCCGAGCTAATGGCTAGAAACCTAACCAGCATACTTGGCGGTAATCCACGATACCAGGAAGAAGAGACCCCATTGCAGCACAACAGCTATGATTGTGGcatgtatgtggtgtgtgtggcACAAGCTCTGTGTGAGCAGTATTTCCGGGGATGCAACAATCTGGGTCTGCAAAACATAACGCCTCAGTATGTGACACAGATGCGCTCGGAGTGGAAAGAAATCATCAGGGGACTGAGTAGCCATTCCTGA
- the SENP8 gene encoding sentrin-specific protease 8 isoform X1 translates to MQMDRVVLSFGDALLRSSDVALLDAPHWLNDNLIGFTFEFLASTLSPSTAEKITLLSPEVSQFIKCCGKEAPDFLHPLELPKKDLILLPVNDNAGTQAGGSHWSLLAYFGSVREFLHYDSAPGSNSPHAELMARNLTSILGGNPRYQEEETPLQHNSYDCGMYVVCVAQALCEQYFRGCNNLGLQNITPQYVTQMRSEWKEIIRGLSSHS, encoded by the coding sequence AATGGACCGGGTGGTGCTGAGTTTTGGGGATGCTCTTCTACGTTCTTCAGATGTTGCACTTTTGGATGCCCCTCACTGGTTGAATGACAACCTCATTGGTTTTACTTTTGAATTCCTTGCATCAACATTATCCCCATCAACAGCTGAGAAAATTACCCTCCTCAGTCCCGAGGTGAGCCAGTTTATAAAATGTTGTGGCAAGGAGGCCCCAGACTTTCTACACCCGCTAGAGCTACCAAAAAAAGACCTAATTTTGCTGCCTGTTAATGATAATGCTGGAACCCAAGCTGGAGGATCACACTGGAGCCTTCTTGCCTATTTCGGTAGCGTCCGTGAATTTCTTCATTATGACTCTGCACCAGGGTCCAATTCCCCACACGCCGAGCTAATGGCTAGAAACCTAACCAGCATACTTGGCGGTAATCCACGATACCAGGAAGAAGAGACCCCATTGCAGCACAACAGCTATGATTGTGGcatgtatgtggtgtgtgtggcACAAGCTCTGTGTGAGCAGTATTTCCGGGGATGCAACAATCTGGGTCTGCAAAACATAACGCCTCAGTATGTGACACAGATGCGCTCGGAGTGGAAAGAAATCATCAGGGGACTGAGTAGCCATTCCTGA